In a single window of the Cryptococcus tetragattii IND107 chromosome 1, whole genome shotgun sequence genome:
- a CDS encoding multiprotein-bridging factor 1, with translation MPTIIGFRQQKPTVAKGSSLNAAQRAGLVLSSESKGAGQSKGPADHQRIAKLDRDDAPKPPEKVSADVGKAVATARMAIKNAEGKSMTQKELATSVNAKPQDIADLESGRAVPDQALLGKLERKLNVKLRGAKNLIGTPLHPKKK, from the exons ATG CCTACAATCATTGGTTTCCGACAGCAGAAGCCTACAGTCGCCAAGGGCTCTTCTTTGAATG CTGCTCAGCGAGCCGGTCTTGTACTTTCCTCAGAGTCTAAGGGCGCTGGTCAGTCGAAGGGTC CTGCCGATCACCAACGTATCGCCAAGCTTGACCGAGATGACGCCCCTAAGCCCCCAGAGAAGGTCAGCGCTGA CGTCGGTAAGGCAGTGGCTACTGCTCGAATGGCGATAAAAAATGCTGAGGGCAAGAGTATGACCCAAAAGGAGCTTGCTACTTCGGTCAACGCTAAGCCTCAAGAT ATTGCTGATCTCGAGTCTGGGCGAGCTGTCCCTGACCAAGCTCTTTTGGGCaagttggagaggaagctCAATGTCAAGCTGCGTGGGGCCAAGAATCTTATCGGTacacctcttcatcccaaaAAGAAGTAA
- a CDS encoding metacaspase-1, with amino-acid sequence MSWNQYPGGGHHQQNGYRPPPPQWAQQGFPPPPPPNMGYRPPPPQGYYNSPPPPQQYQPPVPHQGGYQQGGYQPHQQSQGNYRTNNGGYAPPTGAPVESNYHHTSAGYTPLNAAPHHNYAPYGTGAPTQPPSQAQHYGPQLQGQNGQSAQPYFQYSQCTGKKKALCIGINYIGSSSALAGCINDAHNVQKFLIERYGYKSEDIVMLTDDARNSRQIPTRANILAAMQWLVQGAQPNDSLFFHYSGHGGQTQDLDGDEDDGYDEVIYPVDFKTAGHITDDDSRHNIMVRPLPAGCRLTAIYDSCHSGTALDLPYIYSTEGVIKEPNLLAEAGQGLLSAGMSYLRGDTGGMLQGIMGIGKKVMNQNSGALEKTRQTKTSPADVISWSGCKDSQTSADTQEAGRATGAMSYAFISALTKYPQQSYVQLLNTIRDELKGKYDQKPQLSASHPMDTNILFIC; translated from the exons ATGTCCTGGAACCAATACCCAGGCGGTGGACACCACCAACAAAACGGCTACAGaccccctccccctcaGTGGGCGCAACAGGgtttccctcctcctcctcctcccaatATGGG ATAtcgccctcctccccccCAAGGATATTATAATagccctcctccacctcagCAATACCAGCCACCAGTTCCTCACCAAGGCGGTTATCAACAAGGGGGCTATCAACCGCATCAACAATCTCAGGGCAATTATAGAACAAACAATGGAGGCTACGCCCCTCCTACTGGCGCTCCAGTGGAGTCGAATTACCATCACACCAGCGCAGGTTACACTCCTCTCAACGCAGCCCCTCATCACAACTATGCGCCCTATGGAACCGGCGCGCCAA CCCAACCACCATCCCAGGCGCAACATTATGGTCCGCAACTGCAAGGTCAAAATGGTCAATCTGCGCAGCCGTACTTCCAATACTCTCAGT GTACCGGTAAAAAGAAGGCTCTCTGC ATTGGTATTAACTACATTGGTTCATCTTCAGCTCTTGCAGGGTGTATCAATGATGCGCACAACGTTCAAAAGTTCCTTATCG AACGATACGGGTACAAGTCTGAAGACATCGTCATGCTCACAGACGATGCCCGCAACAGTCGTCAGATTCCTACTCGTGCCAACATACTCGCCGCTATGCAATGGTTGGTCCAGGGTGCTCAACCTAACGACTCTCTATTCTTCCACTA CTCCGGACACGGTGGTCAAACTCAGGATTTggatggcgatgaggacgatggGTATGACGAGGTTATTTACCCTGTGGACTTCAAGACTGCTGGCCACATTacggatgatgata GCAGGCACAATATCATGGTCCGCCCTCTTCCCGCCGGTTGTCGTCTGACTGCCATCTACGATTC ATGTCACTCTGGGACCGCCTTGGACTTGCCTTACATCTACTCCACCGAAGGTGTCATTAAAGAACCCAATCTTCTGGCCGAGGCCGGCCAAGGTCTCCTCTCCGCCGGTATGTCTTATCTTCGAGGTGACACCGGCGGTATGCTCCAGGGTATCATGGGTATTGGTAAGAAGGTCATGAACCAAAACTCTGGTGCTCTGGAAAAGACACGACAGACCAAGACTTCTCCCGCGGATGTTATCAGTTGGTCCGGATGCAAGGATTCACAGACCAGTGCGGATACGCAAGAGGCGGGCAGAGCAACAGGCGCCATGTCTTATGCGTTCATTTCTGCTTTAACCAAGTATCCCCAGCAGAGCTATGTACAGCTATTGAACACTATCAGAGACGAATTGAAGGGCAAGTATGATCAAAAACCTCAGTTGTCGGCGAGCCATC CCATGGACACCAACATCTTGTTCATCTGTTAA